A window of the Nycticebus coucang isolate mNycCou1 chromosome 3, mNycCou1.pri, whole genome shotgun sequence genome harbors these coding sequences:
- the MCHR1 gene encoding melanin-concentrating hormone receptor 1: protein MDLEASLLPTGPNASNTSDGPANLTSAGPPPRTGSVSYINIIMPSVFGIICLLGIVGNSTVIFAVVKKSKLHWCSNVPDIFIINLSVVDLLFLLGMPFMIHQLMGNGVWHFGETMCTLITAMDANSQFTSTYILTAMAIDRYMATVHPISSTKFRKPSVATLVICLLWALSFISITPVWLYARLIPFPGGTVGCGIRLPNPDTDLYWFTLYQFFLAFALPFVVITAAYVRILQRMTSSVAPASQRSIRLRTKRVTRTAIAICLVFFVCWAPYYVLQLTQLSISRPTLTFVYLYNAAISLGYANSCLNPFVYIVLCETFRKRLVLSVKPAAQGQLCTVSNAHTAEEERTESKGT from the exons ATGGACCTGGAAGCCTCCCTGCTGCCCACTGGCCCCAATGCCAGCAACACCTCTGATGGCCCGGCTAACCTCACCTCAGCAG ggcCACCTCCTCGCACTGGGAGTGTCTCCTACATCAACATCATCATGCCTTCCGTTTTCGGCATCATCTGCCTCCTGGGCATCGTCGGGAACTCCACGGTCATCTTCGCTGTCGTGAAGAAGTCCAAGCTGCACTGGTGCAGCAACGTCCCCGACATCTTTATCATCAACCTGTCAGTGGTGgacctccttttccttctgggcaTGCCCTTCATGATCCACCAGCTCATGGGAAATGGTGTCTGGCACTTTGGGGAGACCATGTGTACCCTCATTACAGCCATGGACGCCAACAGTCAGTTCACCAGCACCTACATCCTCACCGCCATGGCCATTGACCGCTACATGGCCACAGTCCACCCCATCTCCTCCACCAAGTTCCGGAAGCCATCTGTGGCCACTCTGGTGATCTGCCTCCTGTGGGCCCTCTCCTTCATCAGCATCACTCCCGTGTGGCTCTATGCCAGGCTCATCCCCTTTCCGGGGGGCACGGTCGGCTGCGGCATCCGCCTGCCCAACCCAGACACTGACCTTTACTGGTTCACCTTGTACCAGTTTTTCCTGGCCTTTGCCCTGCCCTTTGTGGTCATCACAGCCGCATATGTGAGGATCCTGCAGCGCATGACATCCTCGGTGGCCCCCGCCTCCCAGCGCAGCATCCGGCTGCGGACAAAGAGGGTGACCCGCACGGCCATCGCTATCTGTCTGGTCTTCTTTGTGTGCTGGGCACCCTACTATGTGCTACAGCTGACCCAGCTGTCCATCAGCCGCCCAACCCTCACCTTCGTCTATCTGTACAATGCAGCCATCAGCTTGGGCTACGCCAACAGCTGCCTCAACCCTTTTGTGTACATCGTGCTCTGTGAGACGTTCCGCAAGCGCCTGGTCCTGTCAGTGAAGCCTGCAGCCCAGGGGCAGCTCTGCACCGTCAGCAACGCTCACACTGCTGAGGAGGAGAGGACAGAAAGCAAAGGCACCTGA